Proteins from one Porites lutea chromosome 3, jaPorLute2.1, whole genome shotgun sequence genomic window:
- the LOC140930059 gene encoding uncharacterized protein F54H12.2-like → MSLQLFDVPDVDYRYEASREVEFQPALTGIQPITFSIPGSDDYYDTNSLRFKVKVRLTDPAAGYTGLDEGLFISDGNETRHVYCVNNFGHTIFRDITLSMNGVLMTEQSNTYHYRAYLETLLNYNREEGATKLAPQGWVNQLNVVNVMGATAANSDVPTNANWSGNTELRALTSRLLTEHWHTFLIRPHLPPLKTGKLLVPNVQMDFELFLNPNTIYLLVTLNASVYVRLQKERQLGKQIARYPVVRSEIRTFSFDGRTTQWEQDNVFVGRFPDRVMVGLLHSDAFNGNLQRYPFAFEKFGVTQIRQTLNGEEYPYRTLQLTGAEAYEDLLGYDRFLQAMGAYNEDKIPLLLPGDWGQGKNCTLFLFNNVPSGKADDPQYRNPRQSGNVRLIIDFAAAVGHNITVLVWSEYENMYEINHMGGIKYNING, encoded by the exons ATGTCGCTCCAACTGTTTGACGTGCCCGATGTGGATTACCGGTACGAAGCCTCTCGGGAGGTGGAGTTTCAACCCGCCTTGACGGGTATCCAGCCCATCACGTTCTCCATTCCGGGCTCCGACGATTATTACGATACCAATTCTCTccgattcaaagtcaaagtccgTCTGACCGATCCAGCCGCGGGGTATACTGGCTTGGATGAGGGGCTGTTCATCTCCGATGGCAACGAAACGAGACATGTGTactgcgtcaacaattttggacACACCATCTTTCGAGATATCACCCTGAGCATGAATGGGGTCCTCATGACGGAACAGAGCAACACCTACCATTACAGAGCCTACCTAGAAACCCTCCTGAACTACAACCGAGAAGAAGGTGCCACCAAGTTAGCCCCCCAAGGATGGGTCAATCAGCTGAATGTGGTGAATGTCATGGGAGCCACCGCCGCCAATTCCGATGTCCCCACGAACGCCAATTGGAGTGGGAATACAGAATTGAGAGCCTTGACTAGCCGGTTGCTGACTGAACATTGGCACACCTTCCTCATCCGCCCCCATTTGCCACCCCTCAAGACAGGCAAATTATTGGTCCCCAATGTCCAGATGGACTTTGAACTCTTCCTCAACCCCAACACCATCTACTTGCTAG tgaccttgaaTGCCAGTGTCTATGtgagactgcagaaagaaagacagCTGGGCAAACAAATTGCCCGCTACCCCGTGGTGCGGAGCGAAATCCGCACCTTTTCCTTTGATGGACGAACCACCCAGTGGGAACAAGACAATGTGTTTGTGGGTCGATTTCCTGACCGAGTGATGGTCGGGTTATTGCATTCGGATGCCTTTAATGGAAACCTACAACGATAcccctttgcctttgaaaagtttggggtcACCCAAATACGTCAGACCTTGAATGGAGAAGAATACCCTTACAGAACCCTGCAACTAACTGGAGCAGAAGCCTATGAAGATCTACTGGGGTACGATCGATTTCTACAAGCCATGGGTGCCTACAATGAAGACAAGATTCCCCTCCTGCTGCCTGGTGATTGGGGACAAGGCAAGAACTGCACGTTGTTCCTGTTCAACAATGTACCCAGTGGAAAAGCCGATGATCCTCAGTATCGCAACCCCCGTCAATCGGGTAATGTGCGACTGATTATTGATTTTGCAGCCGCTGTCGGTCACAACATCACTGTGTTGGTCTGGAGCGAGTATGAAAACATGTATGAGATCAATCATATGGGAGGTATAAAGTACAACATCAACGGCTGA
- the LOC140930058 gene encoding uncharacterized protein, producing MAEAYPFSDDDEGDALLDRAYDRWEQLGGAAARGPLFQFTMQPIGRRRRWRDVVERAQFNAQLRQLRDPVPGDNIGMALTEALHQAIETELGREQRPAHHFVNFAITAHGFTHAYQTANFTVGEFLQRTARLDEMLATLAGKLNSNEAFNPDRGFQVDVVFVSMPGPGTGHRKQRNAGRLCLDRDNKKKRCIVTIRNRDALCCARAIVTMRVHCHKDQGVDGFRDWDNLKRGRPVQSRQAQALHQQAGVAEGPCGLPELRQFQQALGSQYQLLVMTRMKPFFLIFKGPDAPHPIRLLKSNDHFDGCTSFPAFVNRSYYCLDCERGLNTNDRTHHTCQGKRCRACGRFDCPDYVRGTRPTEYCPLCHRKFYGEQCKHHHVVSQQCQSIKTCLKCQAQYTVVPNQRHQCGYAKCPVCQEWVSIQYHKCYIQPVVENEEEEPTEEGGAMQNAEGVFVANLLCYSSSEETTIHVLDGEDCAQQFLRDLDDLTEVPDSESERTILVVFHNLKGFDGMFILHELYQQQREVVDQLTVGAKVLSFRSGAVKFIDSLCFLPMPLASFSSTFNLTELKKGFFPHLFNTPDHQQYVGRIPDLEFYDPEGMMVKKKDELTRWHADQVRRNLRFDFRQEMMDYCKSDVALLKAGCEAFQQEFERQAGFNPMAKCITIASACNLYWRKHHLTPDTIAVEPLGGWRGAQVNQSLKALQWLYYQEHQIPKQGASADRIRHVRNGGEQFVRTLVNSYFVDGYDPLTRTVYEFHGCLYHGCPNCYPSRDAKHYAVPDRTVEELYQATLSKRMALLRAGYTVIEMWECEWDRLVDYEPAVSQFLASFDLVAPLEPRDAFFGGRTGAVALHAVAGEGEEIRYVDVTSLYPWVNKNCPYPIGHPKIITQPADQSLESYFGIATVDILPPAGLFHPVLPVRCGQKLTFPLCRACVQTEQAQPMLTRTQYCPHSDVDRTLRGTWCTPELVKAVEKGYTLIKIHEVWHFPPEQRQTGLFANYVNTWLKLKQESAGWPSWCQTLEQKREYILRYQEREGIRLDIASIAKNPGRKATAKLMLNSFWGKFGERINKPTTVTVQDPAHLFNLISDAALDLSTLHLCTDDILEAVYTSVQDNAVKGTKTNIFVAAFTTCHARLKLYESLDTLQQQVLYYDTDSVVYKWRSGQPSITTGDFLGDMTDELDGDVITEFVSGGAKNYGYTTRGGKVVCKVRGFTLNVRGSAILNFHTMKENILSELDSPQDSRRNLNIVTPYHFTRDLEKKQIQVVPRVKQYGLVFDKRVIDVTTRSSYPYGYERIGDELDLLLELY from the exons ATGGCGGAGGCGTATCCTTTCAGTGACGATGACGAAGGGGATGCTCTATTGGACCGCGCTTATGATCGGTGGGAACAGTTGGGAGGGGCCGCCGCCCGTGGCCCTCTCTTTCAATTCACCATGCAACCTATCGGTCGACGACGCCGCTGGCGTGATGTAGTGGAGCGGGCGCAATTCAATGCGCAATTACGACAATTGCGGGATCCTGTCCCTGGGGATAATATTGGTATGGCTTTGACTGAAGCACTTCATCAAGCCATTGAAACAGAACTGGGCCGCGAGCAGCGACCTGCCCAccattttgtaaattttgccATCACGGCGCATGGGTTCACTCATGCTTATCAAACAGCCAATTTTACGGTGGGAGAATTTCTACAACGCACGGCGCGTTTGGATGAGATGTTAGCGACCTTGGCCGGCAAGTTGAATAGCAATGAAGCCTTCAACCCCGATCGTGGTTTCCAAGTGGATGTGGTGTTTGTCTCTATGCCTGGTCCAGGAACAGGCCATCGTAAACAACGCAATGCGGGACGTCTATGCCTGGATCGAGACAACAAGAAAAAACGTTGTATCGTTACCATTCGAAACAGAGATGCCTTATGCTGTGCTCGCGCTATCGTCACCATGCGTGTCCACTGCCATAAAGACCAAGGCGTGGACGGGTTTCGCGACTGGGACAATCTCAAACGGGGTCGTCCTGTGCAGTCACGTCAAGCCCAAGCCCTCCATCAGCAAGCAGGGGTGGCTGAGGGTCCCTGTGGTTTACCCGAGCTGCGTCAATTTCAACAGGCGTTGGGGTCTCAGTATCAACTCTTGGTGATGACCCGGATGAAACCCTTTTTTCTCATCTTCAAAGGCCCTGACGCGCCTCATCCGATTCGTTTATTGAAATCCAATGATCATTTTGATGGCTGCACGTCTTTTCCTGCGTTTGTGAACCGCTCCTATTATTGTCTGGACTGTGAACGAGGGTTAAATACCAACGATCGCACCCATCACACTTGTCAAGGGAAACGCTGCCGTGCTTGTGGGCGCTTTGATTGTCCAGATTATGTGCGTGGCACCCGCCCCACGGAGTATTGCCCCTTATGTCACCGCAAGTTTTACGGTGAGCAATGCAAACATCATCATGTGGTCAGCCAGCAATGTCAATCCATCAAAACCTGTCTCAAGTGCCAGGCCCAGTACACCGTCGTCCCTAACCAACGTCACCAGTGTGGGTATGCCAAGTGTCCCGTCTGTCAGGAATGGGTGTCCATCCAATACCATAAGTGTTACATTCAACCCGTGGTCGAGAATGAGGAAGAAGAACCGACcgaggaggggggag ccatgcagAATGCGGAAGGCGTGTTTGTGGCCAATTTGTTATGCTATTCGTCCAGTGAAGAAACGACCATTCATGTGTTGGACGGGGAAGACTGTGCCCAACAATTTTTGCGTGATTTGGATGATCTCACGGAGGTCCCGGACAGCGAGAGTGAGCGGACCATTCTCGTGGTGTTTCACAATTTGAAAGGGTTTGACGGCATGTTTATTCTGCACGAACTGTACCAGCAACAACGCGAGGTGGTGGATCAACTGACGGTGGGCGCCAAAGTCCTGTCCTTCAGGAGCGGAGCTGTCAAATTCATTGACTCGTTGTGTTTCCTACCTATGCCGCTGGCCTCATTTTCCAGCACCTTTAATTTGACCGAATTAAAGAAGGGCTTCTTTCCGCATTTGTTCAATACCCCGGATCATCAACAGTATGTGGGCCGCATCCccgatttggaattttacgatcCCGAGGGCATGATGGtcaaaaagaaagacgaactgACGCGTTGGCATGCCGACCAAGTCCGTCGTAACTTGCGCTTTGATTTCCGTCAAGAAATGATGGACTATTGTAAATCGGATGTGGCTCTCTTGAAAGCGGGGTGTGAAGCTTTTCAACAAGAATTTGAACGGCAAGCTGGCTTCAATCCCATGGCCAAATGTATCACCATCGCCAGTGCCTGTAATCTCTATTGGCGCAAGCATCATTTGACCCCTGACACGATTGCTGTCGAACCGCTCGGGGGATGGCGAGGGGCCCAAGTGAACCAATCCCTCAAGGCCCTGCAATGGCTGTACTACCAAGAACATCAAATTCCCAAGCAGGGGGCCAGTGCCGATCGCATTCGACACGTCCGGAATGGGGGTGAGCAGTTTGTCCGGACCCTCGTGAACAGTTATTTTGTCGATGGCTACGATCCTCTGACCCGAACCGTTTACGAATTTCATGGGTGTCTCTACCATGGCTGTCCCAATTGTTATCCCAGCAGAGACGCCAAACATTATGCAGTGCCGGATCGAACCGTCGAAGAACTGTATCAAGCCACGCTCTCCAAACGCATGGCCCTGCTCCGAGCGGGTTACACCGTCATCGAAATGTGGGAGTGTGAGTGGGACCGACTGGTCGATTATGAGCCCGCTGTATCTCAGTTTCTGGCTTCCTTCGATTTGGTGGCTCCCCTGGAACCCCGTGACGCTTTTTTTGGAGGTCGCACCGGTGCGGTGGCCCTGCATGCCGTGgctggggagggggaggaaatACGTTATGTGGATGTGACCTCCCTGTACCCGTGGGTGAACAAGAACTGTCCCTACCCTATCGGTCATCCCAAGATCATTACCCAACCTGCCGACCAGTCCCTGGAGTCTTATTTTGGTATTGCCACGGTGGACATTCTGCCCCCGGCTGGTTTATTCCACCCTGTCTTGCCTGTACGCTGTGGCCAAAAGCTCACCTTTCCTCTCTGCCGTGCCTGTGTCCAGACAGAGCAAGCCCAACCCATGTTGACTAGAACCCAGTATTGCCCTCATTCGGACGTCGATCGCACATTACGTGGGACCTGGTGCACGCCTGAGCTGGTCAAAGCCGTGGAAAAAGGGTACACCCTCATCAAGATCCACGAAGTCTGGCATTTCCCCCCCGAGCAACGCCAAACGGGTCTTTTCGCCAATTACGTCAATACCTGGCTCAAGTTAAAACAAGAATCGGCTGGGTGGCCCAGTTGGTGTCAGACCCTCGAGCAAAAACGAGAGTATATTCTTCGCTACCAGGAACGGGAAGGGATCCGACTGGATATTGCCAGTATTGCCAAAAATCCTGGTCGCAAGGCCACGGCCAAGCTCATGCTGAATAGCTTCTGGGGCAAGTTTGGCGAGCGGATCAACAAACCTACCACCGTCACTGTCCAAGACCCCGCCCATTTGTTCAATTTGATTTCCGACGCAGCCCTCGATCTCAGTACCCTCCATCTCTGTACTGACGACATCCTAGAAGCCGTTTATACCAGTGTCCAAGACAATGCCGTCAAAGGCACCAAGACCAATATCTTCGTGGCGGCTTTCACCACGTGCCATGCTCGACTCAAGCTCTACGAGTCCCTCGATACCCTTCAACAGCAAGTGCTTTATTATGATACCGACAGCGTGGTGTACAAGTGGCGTTCCGGTCAACCCTCCATCACCACAGGTGATTTTTTGGGGGACATGACGGATGAATTGGACGGGGATGtcatcaccgagtttgtttcgGGAGGTGCTAAGAATTATGGGTACACGACCCGTGGAGGTAAAGTGGTGTGCAAGGTTCGTGGTTTCACGCTGAATGTTCGGGGGTCTGCCATTCTGAATTTTCACACCATGAAAGAGAATATTCTCTCGGAACTAGACTCGCCTCAGGACTCTCGCCGGAATTTGAATATTGTCACTCCTTATCATTTCACACGGGATCTAgagaagaaacaaattcaaGTGGTTCCGCGTGTGAAGCAGTATGGGTTGGTGTTTGACAAGCGCGTCATTGATGTGACCACCCGATCCAGCTATCCCTATGGCTACGAGAGGATTGGGGATGAACTCGATCTGCTATTAGAATTGTATTAA